A stretch of Camelina sativa cultivar DH55 chromosome 18, Cs, whole genome shotgun sequence DNA encodes these proteins:
- the LOC104760803 gene encoding uncharacterized protein LOC104760803 gives MWMDKFFLILLSVVCIAVFVTAQPLPSPQPFQVDCWSSLEMIPDCVPEIFRSITNGQFGNVGPSCCHALLGLHADCIPQMFIFAPLFPPSRRLRDHHCSQTVIVT, from the coding sequence ATGTGGATGGACAAGTTCTTCTTGATCCTTCTTTCAGTTGTATGCATTGCCGTGTTCGTTACAGCTCAACCCTTGCCGTCACCGCAACCTTTCCAAGTAGATTGTTGGTCATCACTAGAAATGATTCCCGACTGTGTACCCGAAATATTCCGGTCCATAACAAACGGACAATTCGGGAACGTGGGACCTTCTTGCTGCCATGCCCTTTTGGGTCTCCATGCTGATTGCATCCCTCAGATGTTTATCTTTGCTCCCCTCTTCCCTCCTTCTCGCAGACTCAGGGATCATCATTGTTCCCAGACAGTAATTGTGACATAA